A window of the Streptomyces griseochromogenes genome harbors these coding sequences:
- a CDS encoding ATP-binding protein: MDNHGCGDGPRPAGGAGRPPDPLPYEGVWRFTAPAVDASVPQARHAVQDLLLRQGVPVSDDLVYGLLLIVSELVTNAVRHAALLSPMLAVEVAVGAEWVRVSVEDNHPYRPTALEADHGRTGGRGLLLVREIAREAGGAVDVEHTAGGGKVIWAALPLKPATLS, encoded by the coding sequence ATGGACAACCACGGGTGCGGGGACGGCCCGCGCCCAGCGGGGGGCGCCGGGCGGCCGCCCGATCCACTGCCGTACGAGGGAGTCTGGCGGTTCACCGCGCCCGCCGTGGACGCCTCGGTCCCGCAGGCCCGGCACGCCGTACAGGACCTGCTGCTGCGCCAGGGTGTACCGGTCTCCGACGACCTGGTGTACGGCCTGCTGCTGATCGTCTCCGAGCTGGTCACGAACGCGGTCAGGCATGCGGCGCTGCTGTCGCCGATGCTCGCCGTGGAGGTGGCCGTCGGGGCCGAATGGGTGCGTGTGTCGGTGGAGGACAACCACCCCTACCGCCCGACCGCTCTGGAAGCCGACCACGGCCGGACCGGCGGCCGGGGCCTGCTCCTGGTCCGTGAGATCGCCCGGGAGGCGGGCGGAGCGGTCGACGTGGAGCACACGGCCGGCGGCGGCAAGGTGATCTGGGCCGCCCTGCCGCTCAAGCCGGCGACCCTTTCCTAG
- the idi gene encoding isopentenyl-diphosphate Delta-isomerase — MPITPATETHSSSNGTAEAILLELVDEKGVTIGTAEKLAAHQPPGQLHRAFSVFLFDEYGRLLLQQRALGKYHSPGVWSNTCCGHPYPGEAPFAAAARRTYEELGVSPSLLAEAGTVRYNHPDPASGLVEQEYNHLFVGMVQAPLAPVPEEVEATAYVTAAELAERHARDPFSAWFMTVLDAARPAIRELTGESAGW; from the coding sequence ATGCCGATCACACCTGCCACCGAGACGCACAGCTCGTCGAACGGCACCGCAGAGGCGATTTTGCTGGAACTTGTCGACGAGAAGGGCGTGACGATCGGCACCGCGGAGAAGCTCGCCGCGCATCAGCCGCCGGGGCAGCTGCACCGTGCGTTCTCGGTGTTCCTCTTCGACGAGTACGGCCGGCTGCTGCTCCAGCAGCGGGCGCTCGGCAAATACCACTCCCCCGGTGTGTGGTCCAACACCTGCTGCGGCCACCCCTACCCCGGCGAGGCACCCTTCGCCGCGGCGGCCCGGCGGACGTACGAGGAGCTGGGTGTCTCGCCTTCCCTGCTGGCGGAGGCGGGCACCGTCCGCTACAACCACCCGGACCCGGCCTCGGGCCTGGTCGAGCAGGAGTACAACCACCTGTTCGTCGGCATGGTGCAGGCTCCGCTCGCGCCGGTCCCGGAGGAGGTCGAGGCGACCGCGTACGTGACGGCGGCCGAGCTGGCCGAGCGGCACGCGCGGGACCCGTTCTCGGCGTGGTTCATGACCGTGCTGGACGCGGCACGTCCGGCGATCAGGGAGCTGACCGGCGAGTCCGCGGGCTGGTGA
- a CDS encoding cation diffusion facilitator family transporter — protein MGAGHDHGHAHSHAPPTGTAAAAYRGRLRVALGITLTIMVVEIVGGLVADSLALIADAAHMATDAVGLGMALLAIHFANRPASTNRTFGYARAEILAALANCLLLLGVGGYVLYEAVQRFVTPADTRGGLMIVFGLIGLVANSISLTLLMRGQKESLNVRGAFLEVAADALGSVAVLISATVILTTGWQAADPVASLVIGLMIVPRTLKLLRETLDVLLEAAPKDVDMAEVRAHILALDGVEDVHDLHAWTITSGMPVLSAHVVVSSDVLNAIGNEKMLHELQGCLGDHFDVEHCTFQLEPGGHAEHEARLCH, from the coding sequence ATGGGGGCAGGGCACGACCACGGGCATGCGCACAGCCACGCGCCCCCCACAGGTACGGCCGCGGCGGCCTACCGCGGGCGGCTGCGCGTCGCGCTGGGCATCACCCTCACGATCATGGTGGTCGAGATCGTCGGCGGTCTCGTCGCGGACTCGCTCGCCCTGATCGCGGACGCCGCCCACATGGCGACCGACGCGGTCGGCCTGGGCATGGCGCTGCTCGCCATCCACTTCGCGAACCGCCCGGCGAGCACGAACCGTACCTTCGGCTACGCCCGCGCCGAGATCCTCGCCGCCCTGGCCAACTGCCTTCTGCTGCTCGGGGTCGGCGGATACGTGCTGTACGAGGCGGTGCAGCGGTTCGTCACGCCCGCGGACACCCGCGGCGGCCTGATGATCGTCTTCGGTCTGATCGGCCTGGTCGCGAACTCCATCTCGCTCACCCTGCTGATGCGTGGGCAGAAGGAGAGCCTGAACGTGCGAGGCGCCTTCCTCGAGGTGGCCGCGGACGCGCTCGGCTCGGTGGCGGTGCTGATCTCGGCCACGGTGATCCTGACCACGGGCTGGCAGGCCGCCGACCCGGTCGCCTCGCTGGTCATCGGCCTGATGATCGTGCCGAGGACGCTGAAGCTGCTGCGCGAGACGCTGGACGTGCTGCTGGAGGCGGCCCCGAAGGATGTCGACATGGCGGAGGTGCGGGCGCACATCCTGGCCCTGGACGGCGTGGAGGACGTGCACGACCTGCACGCCTGGACGATCACCTCGGGCATGCCCGTGCTGTCCGCGCACGTGGTGGTCAGCTCGGACGTGCTGAACGCCATCGGCAACGAGAAGATGCTGCACGAGCTGCAGGGATGCCTGGGCGACCACTTCGACGTCGAGCACTGCACCTTCCAGCTGGAGCCGGGTGGTCACGCGGAGCACGAGGCGCGGCTGTGCCATTGA
- the galE gene encoding UDP-glucose 4-epimerase GalE — MTWLITGGAGYIGAHVARAMAGAGESVVALDDLSAAVPERLPAGIPLVAGSTLDGSLLKRVFAEYGVTGVVHLAARKQVAESVAEPTRYYRENVGGLATLLDAVAEAGIGRLLFSSSAAVYGNPDVELITEDTPCAPVNPYGETKLAGEWLVRAAGRAHGISTVCLRYFNVAGAAEPELADTGVFNIVPMVFDRLTRDEAPRIFGTDYPTPDGTCIRDYIHVADLAEAHLAAARRLAGGDLTGDLTLNIGRGEGVSVRELITVIGEVTGDRRAPVVEGRRPGDAPRAVASAERAAEELGWRAGRGVPEMVASAWRGWQLHHGK; from the coding sequence ATGACGTGGCTGATCACCGGCGGGGCCGGATACATCGGGGCACATGTGGCGCGGGCCATGGCGGGCGCCGGGGAGAGCGTCGTGGCGCTGGACGACCTGTCGGCCGCGGTGCCCGAGCGGCTCCCGGCCGGGATCCCGCTCGTCGCGGGCTCGACGCTGGACGGGAGCCTGCTCAAGCGGGTCTTCGCGGAGTACGGCGTGACGGGCGTCGTCCACCTCGCCGCGCGCAAGCAGGTCGCCGAGTCCGTGGCCGAGCCCACGCGCTACTACCGGGAGAACGTGGGCGGCCTGGCCACCCTCCTGGACGCGGTCGCCGAGGCGGGGATCGGCCGCCTGCTGTTCTCCTCGTCGGCGGCGGTGTACGGCAACCCGGACGTGGAGCTGATCACCGAGGACACTCCCTGCGCGCCCGTGAACCCCTACGGCGAGACCAAGCTGGCCGGGGAGTGGCTGGTACGGGCGGCGGGCCGGGCGCACGGGATCTCGACGGTGTGCCTGCGCTACTTCAACGTGGCGGGCGCGGCCGAACCGGAACTCGCGGACACAGGTGTGTTCAACATCGTGCCGATGGTCTTCGACCGGCTCACCCGCGACGAGGCCCCGCGGATCTTCGGCACCGACTATCCGACGCCGGACGGCACCTGCATCCGGGACTACATCCACGTGGCCGACCTCGCCGAGGCGCACCTGGCGGCCGCGCGGCGGCTCGCCGGCGGGGACCTCACGGGCGATCTGACGCTGAACATCGGCCGCGGCGAGGGCGTCTCGGTGCGCGAGCTGATCACTGTCATCGGTGAGGTCACCGGCGACCGGCGGGCGCCGGTGGTCGAGGGGCGCCGCCCCGGGGACGCGCCGCGCGCGGTCGCCTCGGCGGAGCGGGCCGCCGAGGAACTGGGCTGGCGGGCCGGGCGCGGGGTGCCGGAGATGGTCGCCTCGGCCTGGCGGGGCTGGCAGCTGCACCACGGGAAGTGA
- a CDS encoding DUF5941 domain-containing protein has translation MPTAIVTGQPVPGSSLENDLRSLGFDVRAATDAAEAETLLAAVPADRRVALVDARFVGHVHALRLGLTDPRFDLAAVPGAVTAQPAARPALTRALARETSAGGGTAVAVDSVADRLVTALGTDGCEVHRPELGSLVAAVPADPQGRNEARQAVAAVDDEAIRLKSAVKSRDGFFTTFFISPYSRYIARWCARRGLTPNQVTTASLLTALIAAGCAATGTRGGFIAAGVLLIASFVLDCADGQLARYALKYSTLGAWLDATFDRAKEYAYYAGLALGAARGGDDVWALALGAMILQTCRHVVDFSFNEANHDAAANTSPTAALSDKLDSVGWTVWARRMIVLPIGERWAMIALLTAATTPRITFYVLLAGCAFAATYTTAGRVLRSLTRKAQRTDRAAQALADLADNGPVASRMAHLTRVRFGAPLLVALAGTAVLAVSLFSGRTWAPVAGAFVYAVTSGQALCRPLKGALDWLVPPLFRAAEYGTVLVLASKAGVNGALPAAFGLVAAVAYHHYDTVYRIRGNAGAPPAWLVRAVGGQEGRTLLVTLLAALLTAGQFKVALTVLAVIVALVVLVESIRFWVSAGAPAVHDEGEPA, from the coding sequence TTGCCGACCGCCATCGTCACCGGTCAGCCGGTCCCCGGATCGTCGCTCGAGAACGATCTGCGGTCCCTCGGCTTCGACGTGCGCGCGGCCACCGACGCCGCCGAGGCGGAGACCCTGCTCGCCGCCGTCCCCGCCGACCGGCGCGTCGCCCTCGTCGACGCCCGCTTCGTCGGCCACGTGCACGCACTCCGGCTCGGCCTCACCGACCCGCGCTTCGACCTCGCCGCCGTCCCGGGCGCCGTCACCGCCCAGCCGGCCGCCCGGCCGGCCCTGACCCGGGCGCTGGCCCGCGAGACCTCCGCCGGCGGCGGTACGGCGGTGGCCGTGGACAGCGTCGCCGACCGCCTCGTCACCGCCCTCGGCACCGACGGCTGCGAGGTCCACCGGCCCGAACTGGGCAGCCTGGTCGCCGCCGTCCCGGCCGACCCGCAGGGCCGCAACGAGGCCCGGCAGGCCGTCGCCGCCGTCGACGACGAGGCGATACGCCTGAAGTCGGCCGTGAAGTCCCGCGACGGCTTCTTCACCACGTTCTTCATCAGCCCGTACTCGCGCTACATCGCCCGCTGGTGCGCCCGCCGGGGCCTGACCCCCAACCAGGTCACCACCGCCTCGCTGCTCACCGCCCTGATCGCGGCGGGCTGCGCGGCGACCGGCACCCGGGGCGGGTTCATCGCGGCCGGCGTGCTGTTGATCGCCTCGTTCGTGCTGGACTGCGCCGACGGCCAGCTCGCCCGCTACGCCCTGAAGTACTCCACCCTCGGCGCCTGGCTCGATGCCACCTTCGACCGGGCCAAGGAGTACGCCTACTACGCCGGTCTCGCCCTCGGCGCCGCTCGCGGCGGCGACGACGTGTGGGCGCTCGCCCTCGGCGCGATGATCCTGCAGACCTGTCGGCACGTGGTCGACTTCTCCTTCAACGAGGCCAACCACGACGCCGCCGCCAACACCAGCCCCACCGCGGCCCTCTCCGACAAGCTGGACAGCGTCGGCTGGACGGTCTGGGCGCGCCGGATGATAGTCCTGCCCATCGGTGAGCGCTGGGCGATGATCGCCCTCCTCACCGCGGCCACCACCCCCCGCATCACCTTCTACGTGCTGCTCGCCGGCTGCGCCTTCGCCGCGACGTACACCACGGCCGGCCGGGTGCTGCGGTCCCTGACCCGCAAGGCACAGCGGACGGACCGGGCCGCCCAGGCCCTGGCGGACCTCGCCGACAACGGCCCGGTCGCCTCCCGCATGGCGCATCTCACCCGCGTCCGCTTCGGTGCCCCGCTGCTGGTGGCCCTGGCCGGCACGGCCGTCCTCGCCGTCTCCCTCTTCTCCGGGAGGACCTGGGCGCCGGTCGCCGGTGCCTTCGTCTACGCCGTCACCTCGGGCCAGGCCCTGTGCCGCCCCCTCAAGGGCGCCCTCGACTGGCTCGTCCCCCCGCTGTTCCGGGCCGCCGAATACGGCACCGTCCTCGTCCTCGCGAGTAAAGCTGGGGTAAACGGGGCGCTTCCTGCGGCTTTCGGCCTGGTGGCCGCCGTCGCCTACCATCACTACGACACGGTGTACCGCATCCGCGGCAACGCCGGAGCGCCGCCGGCCTGGCTGGTGCGCGCCGTCGGGGGGCAGGAGGGGCGGACACTGCTCGTCACCCTGCTGGCCGCGCTGCTCACCGCTGGGCAGTTCAAGGTCGCGCTCACGGTCCTCGCCGTGATCGTCGCCCTGGTGGTGCTCGTCGAGAGCATCCGCTTCTGGGTGTCCGCTGGGGCACCCGCCGTACACGACGAAGGAGAACCCGCATGA
- a CDS encoding sugar phosphate nucleotidyltransferase — MIGLVLAAGAGRRLRPYTDSLPKALVPVGPAGIEDSITVLDLTLGNFAEIGLTEVAVIVGYRKEAVYERKAALEAKYGLKLTLIDNDKAEEWNNAYSLWCGRDALKDGVILANGDTVHPVSVEKTLLAARGEGKKIILALDTVKSLADEEMKVVVDPEKGMTKITKLMDPAEATGEYIGVTLIEGDAAPELADALKTVWETDPQQFYEHGYQELVNRGFRIDVAPIGDVKWVEIDNHDDLAKGREIACRY, encoded by the coding sequence ATGATCGGCCTCGTGCTGGCGGCCGGCGCCGGACGGCGTCTGCGCCCCTACACCGACAGCCTTCCCAAGGCTCTGGTGCCAGTGGGCCCTGCGGGCATAGAGGACTCGATCACCGTGCTCGACCTCACTCTCGGCAACTTCGCCGAGATCGGTCTGACCGAGGTCGCGGTCATCGTCGGCTACCGCAAGGAGGCCGTGTACGAGCGCAAGGCGGCCCTGGAGGCGAAGTACGGCCTCAAGCTCACCCTGATCGACAACGACAAGGCCGAGGAGTGGAACAACGCCTACTCCCTGTGGTGCGGCCGTGACGCCCTCAAGGACGGTGTGATCCTCGCCAACGGCGACACCGTCCACCCGGTCTCCGTCGAGAAGACGCTGCTCGCCGCGCGGGGCGAGGGCAAGAAGATCATCCTCGCCCTCGACACCGTGAAGTCCCTCGCGGACGAGGAGATGAAGGTCGTCGTCGACCCCGAGAAGGGCATGACGAAGATCACCAAGCTGATGGACCCCGCCGAGGCCACCGGCGAGTACATCGGCGTCACCCTCATCGAGGGCGACGCCGCCCCCGAGCTGGCCGACGCGCTGAAGACGGTCTGGGAGACCGACCCGCAGCAGTTCTACGAGCACGGCTACCAGGAGCTGGTCAACCGCGGCTTCCGGATCGACGTGGCACCGATCGGTGACGTCAAGTGGGTCGAGATCGACAACCACGACGACCTCGCCAAGGGACGGGAGATCGCGTGCCGCTACTGA
- a CDS encoding iron-containing alcohol dehydrogenase family protein, translating into MPLLTRLIPSPVVVDIRPGALDDLACVLADERIAQSGRLAVAVSGGSGTKLRERIAPSLPGASWYEVGGGTLDDAIRLAGEMKSGHYDAVVGLGGGKIIDCAKFAAARIGLPLVAVPTNLAHDGLCSPVATLDNDAGRGSYGVPNPIGVVIDLDVIREAPARFVRAGIGDAISNINAVADWELSNRVNGEKIDGLAAAMARQAGEAVLRHPGGIGDNDFLQVLAEALVLSGISMSISGDSRPSSGSCHEINHAFDLLFPKRAAAHGEQCGLGAAFAMYLRGAHEEAAHQAGVLRRHGLPVLPEEIGFTVDEFVRAVEFAPETRPGRYTILEHLDLKPNQIKDIYADYVKAIGS; encoded by the coding sequence GTGCCGCTACTGACCCGGCTCATTCCCTCGCCGGTCGTCGTCGACATCCGCCCGGGTGCCCTGGACGACCTGGCCTGTGTCCTCGCCGACGAGCGCATCGCGCAGTCCGGCCGGCTCGCCGTCGCCGTCAGCGGCGGCTCCGGCACCAAGCTGCGCGAGCGCATCGCCCCCTCGCTGCCCGGCGCCTCCTGGTACGAGGTCGGCGGCGGCACCCTCGACGACGCGATCCGGCTGGCCGGAGAGATGAAATCCGGCCACTACGACGCGGTGGTCGGGCTCGGCGGCGGCAAGATCATCGACTGCGCCAAGTTCGCCGCGGCGCGCATCGGCCTGCCCCTGGTCGCCGTGCCGACGAACCTCGCGCACGACGGCCTGTGCTCGCCGGTCGCCACGCTCGACAACGACGCCGGGCGCGGCTCCTACGGTGTGCCGAACCCGATCGGTGTCGTCATCGACCTGGACGTGATCCGCGAGGCCCCGGCCCGCTTCGTCCGGGCCGGCATCGGCGACGCGATCTCCAACATCAACGCGGTCGCGGACTGGGAGCTGTCCAACCGCGTCAACGGCGAGAAGATCGACGGTCTCGCCGCGGCCATGGCCCGTCAGGCCGGCGAGGCGGTCCTGCGCCACCCCGGCGGCATCGGCGACAACGACTTCCTCCAGGTGCTCGCCGAGGCGCTGGTCCTCAGCGGTATCTCGATGTCGATCTCCGGCGACTCCCGGCCGTCCTCCGGCTCCTGCCACGAGATCAACCACGCCTTCGACCTGCTGTTCCCCAAGCGGGCGGCCGCCCATGGCGAACAGTGCGGGCTCGGCGCGGCCTTCGCGATGTATCTGCGCGGAGCCCACGAGGAGGCGGCCCACCAGGCCGGGGTGCTACGCCGGCACGGGCTTCCGGTGCTGCCGGAGGAGATCGGCTTCACGGTGGACGAGTTCGTCCGCGCCGTGGAGTTCGCCCCGGAGACCAGGCCCGGCCGCTACACGATCCTCGAACACCTCGACCTCAAGCCGAACCAGATCAAGGACATCTACGCGGACTATGTCAAGGCCATCGGTAGCTGA
- a CDS encoding CDP-alcohol phosphatidyltransferase family protein — protein MSRPSVAELRPVVHPAGVKDRRSGEHWAGRLYMREVSLRVDRYLVNTRVTPNQLTYLMTVCGVLAAPALLVPGIAGAVLGVLATQLYLLLDCVDGEIARWKKQYSLGGVYLDRVGAYLTDAAVLVGLGLRAADLWGSGRIDWLWAFLGTLAALGAILIKAETDLVGVARHQAGKPPVQEAASEPRSSGMALARRAASALKFHRLILGIEASLLILVLAIADQIHGDLFFTRLGTAVLAGIALLQTLLHLVSILASSRLR, from the coding sequence ATGTCAAGGCCATCGGTAGCTGAACTCCGTCCGGTCGTCCACCCCGCCGGGGTGAAGGACCGGCGCAGCGGTGAGCACTGGGCGGGACGCCTCTACATGCGTGAGGTGTCCCTGCGCGTCGACCGCTACCTGGTGAACACCAGGGTCACGCCCAACCAGCTCACGTACCTGATGACCGTCTGCGGCGTGCTCGCGGCCCCGGCCCTGCTGGTGCCGGGGATCGCGGGAGCCGTGCTCGGTGTGCTCGCCACCCAGCTGTACCTGCTGCTGGACTGCGTCGACGGCGAGATCGCCCGCTGGAAGAAGCAGTACTCCCTCGGCGGGGTCTACCTGGACCGCGTCGGCGCCTACCTGACCGACGCGGCGGTCCTGGTCGGCCTCGGCCTGCGCGCCGCCGACCTGTGGGGGAGCGGGCGCATCGACTGGCTGTGGGCCTTCCTCGGCACCCTCGCCGCCCTCGGCGCGATCCTGATCAAGGCCGAGACCGACCTCGTCGGCGTCGCCCGGCACCAGGCAGGGAAGCCGCCGGTCCAGGAGGCGGCCTCCGAGCCGCGCTCCTCCGGAATGGCGCTGGCCCGCCGGGCCGCCTCGGCGCTGAAGTTCCACCGGCTCATCCTCGGTATCGAGGCCTCGCTGCTGATCCTGGTCCTCGCGATCGCGGACCAGATCCACGGCGATCTGTTCTTCACCCGGCTCGGCACCGCCGTGCTCGCCGGCATCGCCCTGCTGCAGACCCTGCTGCACCTGGTGTCCATCCTCGCCTCCAGCAGGCTGAGGTGA
- a CDS encoding glycosyltransferase family 2 protein, producing the protein MKVGAVIITMGNRPEELRALLDSVAKQDGDRVEVVVVGNGSPVPDVPEGVRTMELPENLGIPGGRNVGIEAFGPSGRDVDILLFLDDDGLLARHDTAELCRQAFEANPKLGIISFRIADPDTGETQRRHVPRLRASDPMRSSRVTTFLGGANAVRTRVFAEAGVLPDEFFYAHEETDLAWRALDAGWMIDYRSDMVLHHPTTAPSRHAVYHRMVARNRVWLARRNLPVLLVPVYLGVWLLLTLLRRPSVPALKAWFGGFREGWTTSCGPRRPMRWRTVWRLTRLGRPPVI; encoded by the coding sequence ATGAAGGTCGGCGCGGTCATCATCACCATGGGCAACCGGCCCGAGGAACTGCGTGCCCTGCTCGACTCGGTCGCCAAGCAGGACGGCGACCGGGTCGAGGTGGTCGTCGTCGGCAACGGCTCGCCCGTCCCGGACGTCCCCGAAGGCGTACGGACCATGGAGCTGCCCGAGAACCTGGGCATCCCTGGCGGCCGCAACGTCGGCATAGAGGCCTTCGGGCCCAGTGGCCGCGATGTCGACATACTGCTTTTCCTCGACGACGACGGACTGCTCGCCCGGCACGACACCGCCGAGCTGTGCCGTCAGGCGTTCGAGGCCAACCCGAAGCTCGGCATCATCAGCTTCCGGATCGCCGACCCGGACACGGGCGAGACCCAGCGCCGGCATGTACCGAGGCTGCGCGCCTCCGACCCGATGCGTTCCTCCCGGGTCACCACCTTCCTCGGCGGCGCCAACGCCGTCCGCACCCGGGTCTTCGCCGAAGCCGGTGTGCTCCCGGACGAGTTCTTCTACGCCCACGAGGAAACCGACCTGGCATGGCGGGCCCTCGACGCGGGCTGGATGATCGACTACCGGTCCGACATGGTGCTGCACCACCCGACGACCGCGCCCTCCCGGCACGCGGTGTACCACCGCATGGTGGCCCGCAACCGGGTCTGGCTGGCCCGCCGCAACCTGCCCGTGCTCCTCGTCCCCGTCTACCTCGGGGTCTGGCTGCTGCTCACCCTCCTGCGCCGCCCGTCGGTGCCGGCCCTGAAGGCCTGGTTCGGCGGCTTCAGAGAGGGCTGGACCACTTCGTGCGGCCCCCGTCGCCCCATGCGCTGGCGTACCGTGTGGAGGCTCACCCGACTGGGCCGGCCCCCGGTCATCTGA
- a CDS encoding ABC transporter permease: MSETTHDGGVAVTAAPSPDEGLTAAQLAAKYGLAVSGARPSLVEYVRQLWGRRHFVLAFSQAKLTAQYSQAKLGQLWQVATPLLNAAVYYFIFGVILHASKGMSKDVYIPFLVTGVFVFTFTQSSVMTGVRAISGNLGLVRALHFPRASLPISFSLQQLQQLLFSMIVLFVVAIGFGSYPSASWLLIVPVLVLQFLFNTGLALIVARMGAKTPDLAQLMPFILRTWMYTSGVMFSINKMMEGRSELSVRLLEVNPAAVYMDLMRYALIDGYHASNLPPHVWAIALFWAVVVFAGGFVYFWKAEERYGRG; this comes from the coding sequence GTGAGTGAGACAACGCATGACGGCGGTGTCGCGGTGACCGCGGCCCCGTCACCCGACGAGGGACTGACGGCGGCGCAGCTCGCCGCCAAGTACGGGCTCGCCGTGAGCGGCGCCCGGCCCTCCCTCGTCGAGTACGTCCGTCAGCTGTGGGGACGGCGCCACTTCGTCCTCGCCTTCTCCCAGGCGAAGCTGACCGCGCAGTACAGCCAGGCCAAGCTCGGCCAGCTCTGGCAGGTGGCGACGCCCCTGCTGAACGCGGCCGTGTACTACTTCATCTTCGGCGTCATCCTGCACGCGAGCAAAGGCATGTCCAAGGACGTGTACATCCCGTTCCTGGTCACGGGCGTGTTCGTCTTCACGTTCACGCAGAGCTCGGTCATGACGGGCGTCCGCGCCATCTCCGGCAACCTCGGCCTGGTGCGCGCCCTGCACTTCCCGCGCGCCTCGCTGCCCATCTCCTTCTCCCTGCAGCAGCTGCAGCAGCTGCTCTTCTCGATGATCGTGCTGTTCGTCGTCGCGATAGGATTCGGCAGCTACCCGAGCGCCTCCTGGCTGCTGATCGTGCCGGTCCTGGTGCTGCAGTTCCTGTTCAACACCGGGCTCGCGCTGATCGTGGCCCGCATGGGCGCCAAGACGCCGGACCTCGCCCAGCTGATGCCGTTCATCCTGCGCACCTGGATGTACACGTCCGGTGTCATGTTCTCCATCAACAAGATGATGGAGGGCCGCTCCGAGCTGTCGGTCCGGCTGCTCGAGGTCAACCCGGCCGCCGTCTACATGGACCTGATGCGCTACGCGCTGATCGACGGCTACCACGCCTCGAACCTGCCGCCGCACGTGTGGGCCATCGCCCTGTTCTGGGCCGTGGTCGTCTTCGCCGGCGGTTTCGTGTACTTCTGGAAGGCGGAGGAGAGGTACGGCCGTGGCTGA
- a CDS encoding ABC transporter ATP-binding protein, whose amino-acid sequence MAEQDIRDPRPTVIADDLHIVYRVNGAKTGKGSATAALSRILRRGSDDSARGVRKVHAVRGVSFVAYRGEAIGLIGSNGSGKSTLLRAIAGLLPAEKGKVYTDGQPSLLGVNAALMNDLTGERNVILGGLAMGMSREQVKERYQDIVDFSGINEKGDFITLPMRTYSSGMAARLRFSIAAAKDHDVLMIDEALATGDRKFQKRSEERIRELRKEAGTVFLVSHNNKSIRDTCNRVLWLERGELRMDGPTEEVLKEYEKFTGK is encoded by the coding sequence ATCGCCGAACAGGACATCCGGGACCCGCGCCCGACGGTCATCGCGGACGACCTGCACATCGTCTACCGGGTCAACGGAGCCAAGACCGGCAAGGGCAGCGCGACGGCGGCCCTCAGCCGCATTCTCAGGCGAGGCTCCGACGACTCGGCGCGCGGGGTGCGCAAGGTGCACGCCGTGCGCGGTGTCTCCTTCGTCGCCTACCGCGGCGAGGCCATCGGCCTGATCGGCTCCAACGGCTCCGGCAAGTCCACGCTGCTGCGCGCCATCGCCGGCCTGCTGCCCGCCGAGAAGGGCAAGGTCTACACCGACGGCCAGCCCTCGCTGCTCGGTGTGAACGCGGCCCTGATGAACGACCTGACCGGAGAGCGGAACGTCATCCTCGGCGGTCTCGCCATGGGCATGTCCCGTGAGCAGGTCAAGGAGCGCTACCAGGACATCGTCGACTTCTCCGGGATCAACGAGAAGGGCGACTTCATCACGCTGCCGATGCGGACGTACTCCTCCGGCATGGCTGCCCGGCTGCGCTTCTCCATCGCCGCCGCCAAGGACCACGACGTCCTCATGATCGACGAGGCCCTCGCCACCGGCGACCGCAAGTTCCAGAAGCGCTCCGAGGAGCGCATCCGGGAGCTGCGCAAGGAAGCCGGCACGGTGTTTCTGGTCAGTCACAACAACAAGTCCATCCGCGACACCTGCAACCGTGTCCTGTGGCTGGAACGCGGCGAACTGCGCATGGACGGACCCACCGAAGAGGTCCTCAAGGAGTACGAGAAGTTCACGGGCAAGTAG